Proteins encoded within one genomic window of Dyadobacter chenhuakuii:
- a CDS encoding diacylglycerol/lipid kinase family protein — protein sequence MNKPSYLFILNPNSGTSIGKNAGEVKRAIETFAQKNGAEAKILFTEERAHATTLVKENLGLQPWNAIVAVGGDGTVNEIAQPLVHTEQPIGIIPLGSGNGLARHLGIPLTLEASLKRLFENKIITIDSAQINQIPFFCTAGMGFDAYVGHLFSQQHQRGLSTYINVSFQSYWSYKPQSFRLNGVETHAFSLSFANAGQFGNNAWVAPQASLQDGLLDICTIKPFPKWYGTSLAYQLFTKQMKASRYIDYAHMTEAVVETDVPPMIHYDGEPFQLDTTRIEVKIRPQSLRVIV from the coding sequence GTGAACAAGCCTTCCTATCTGTTTATTCTGAATCCCAACTCCGGCACTTCGATTGGCAAGAACGCCGGTGAGGTGAAACGGGCTATTGAAACATTTGCGCAAAAAAACGGAGCGGAGGCTAAAATACTTTTTACAGAAGAAAGGGCGCATGCAACAACATTAGTAAAAGAAAACCTGGGTTTACAGCCCTGGAACGCCATTGTTGCCGTAGGAGGCGATGGGACTGTCAATGAAATTGCACAGCCGCTTGTGCATACGGAGCAGCCGATCGGCATCATTCCGCTTGGCTCGGGCAATGGCCTAGCGCGTCATCTGGGCATTCCGCTTACATTGGAAGCTTCTCTGAAAAGGCTTTTTGAGAATAAAATAATCACCATCGACAGTGCGCAAATTAATCAAATTCCCTTTTTCTGCACCGCCGGAATGGGTTTTGACGCTTATGTAGGGCATTTGTTCAGCCAGCAGCACCAGCGTGGACTGTCTACATACATTAATGTTTCGTTTCAGTCGTATTGGAGTTATAAGCCCCAGAGTTTCCGGTTGAATGGTGTGGAGACTCATGCTTTTTCCCTGTCATTTGCCAATGCAGGTCAGTTTGGAAATAATGCCTGGGTCGCTCCTCAGGCCAGTTTGCAGGACGGTTTACTCGACATTTGCACCATTAAGCCATTCCCGAAATGGTATGGTACATCCCTGGCATATCAGCTTTTCACCAAACAAATGAAGGCTTCGCGTTACATTGATTACGCACATATGACTGAGGCTGTGGTGGAGACGGATGTGCCGCCAATGATACATTACGACGGAGAGCCGTTTCAGCTTGATACAACGAGAATTGAAGTTAAAATTAGACCGCAGAGCCTGCGAGTAATTGTCTGA
- a CDS encoding M1 family metallopeptidase gives MKISIFRLSLFLMAGLGFFNAHAQEQEKVKYDSHVLFHPLFNFQPGNEYRTGSGSPGPKYWQNRADYKINVALDEAKGMVSGDVELTYKNNSPESLEFIWLQLDQNAFNDQSRGGKTTPVTGGRFGNTGFSGGDSIRAVTVQQGKGGFVEATYKITDTRMQIRLATPVKPNGDVIKIKIAYSFKIPEYGSDRMGTLETKNGIVYEMAQWYPRVAVFDDIEGWNLLPYLGAGEFYLEYGDFEYNVTVPWDHIVVGSGELLNPNDVLTAEQRKRLADAAKSDQTVMIRSAEEVTNPASRPKQSGTLTWRFRCLQARDIAWATSKAFVWDAAKMNLPKGKTALAQSVYPAEDGGLDGWGRSTEYVKGCIEFYSGYVHEYTYPVATNVAGIVGGMEYPGIVFCSSKSRKDDLWGVTDHEFGHNWFPMIVGNNERKYAWMDEGFNTFINFLSADNFNNGEYKSAQMNDMQRLAPIIFRQKADPIMTIPDVVQAVNLGWEAYYKPALGLKMLREQVLGKERFDYAFKVYVQRWAFKHPTPYDFFRTMEDAAGEDLGWFWKGWFFENYKLDQGVKGVTYVEQNPQKGSFITIENLDQWAMPAKIDIEEISGKKTRVELPVEIWQRGGSWTFKAATQQPIRSVTIDPEHSLPDINPENNVWKPAMFSEPEVN, from the coding sequence ATGAAAATATCCATATTTCGTCTGAGCTTGTTCTTGATGGCAGGTCTTGGATTTTTTAACGCCCACGCACAAGAGCAGGAAAAAGTGAAATACGATTCACACGTGCTTTTTCACCCTTTATTTAATTTTCAGCCTGGTAATGAATACCGGACGGGCAGCGGCTCTCCCGGTCCGAAATACTGGCAAAACCGTGCCGATTACAAGATCAATGTTGCGCTTGACGAGGCAAAGGGAATGGTTAGCGGCGATGTTGAGCTTACTTATAAGAACAATAGCCCGGAATCACTTGAATTCATCTGGCTTCAACTGGACCAGAATGCATTCAATGATCAATCGCGCGGGGGAAAAACAACTCCCGTAACCGGCGGCAGGTTTGGTAACACCGGTTTCAGCGGAGGAGATTCGATTAGAGCCGTTACTGTTCAGCAGGGGAAAGGCGGTTTTGTGGAAGCCACTTATAAAATCACCGATACCCGCATGCAGATCAGGCTTGCAACGCCTGTAAAGCCGAATGGTGATGTGATCAAAATCAAGATCGCATATTCTTTCAAAATCCCTGAGTACGGCTCAGACCGGATGGGAACATTGGAAACGAAAAACGGGATTGTTTATGAAATGGCGCAGTGGTATCCACGCGTTGCCGTGTTTGACGACATTGAAGGCTGGAATTTGCTTCCCTACCTGGGCGCAGGCGAGTTTTACCTGGAATATGGTGATTTTGAATACAATGTTACTGTGCCCTGGGACCACATTGTGGTTGGATCAGGCGAATTGCTGAACCCGAATGATGTGCTTACAGCAGAACAACGGAAAAGACTGGCTGATGCGGCAAAAAGCGATCAGACTGTTATGATCCGCAGCGCAGAAGAAGTTACCAACCCTGCGTCAAGGCCGAAACAGTCGGGAACCCTTACCTGGCGTTTCCGTTGCTTGCAGGCGCGTGATATTGCCTGGGCAACTTCCAAAGCATTTGTTTGGGATGCAGCAAAAATGAACTTGCCAAAAGGTAAAACAGCCCTTGCACAGTCGGTCTATCCGGCAGAAGACGGCGGATTGGACGGCTGGGGCCGCTCGACGGAATACGTGAAAGGCTGCATTGAATTTTACTCAGGTTATGTGCATGAGTACACTTACCCGGTTGCAACCAATGTGGCTGGAATTGTAGGCGGGATGGAGTATCCGGGAATTGTTTTTTGCAGCAGCAAAAGCCGTAAAGATGATCTCTGGGGCGTAACGGACCACGAGTTTGGTCATAACTGGTTCCCGATGATCGTAGGTAACAACGAGCGTAAATATGCGTGGATGGACGAAGGATTTAACACATTTATCAACTTCCTGTCCGCAGATAATTTTAATAATGGTGAGTATAAAAGCGCGCAGATGAATGATATGCAGCGTCTTGCGCCTATCATTTTCCGCCAGAAAGCGGACCCGATCATGACGATCCCGGATGTAGTGCAGGCAGTGAACCTGGGTTGGGAAGCTTATTACAAACCTGCGCTTGGTCTGAAAATGTTGCGTGAGCAGGTTTTGGGCAAAGAGCGTTTCGATTATGCATTCAAAGTATATGTGCAGCGCTGGGCTTTCAAGCATCCGACTCCCTACGATTTCTTCCGTACGATGGAAGATGCAGCCGGTGAGGATCTGGGCTGGTTCTGGAAAGGATGGTTCTTTGAAAATTATAAGCTCGACCAAGGCGTCAAAGGCGTAACTTATGTTGAGCAAAATCCGCAAAAAGGTTCTTTTATAACCATTGAAAACCTGGATCAATGGGCAATGCCGGCTAAAATCGACATTGAAGAAATAAGCGGTAAGAAAACGCGCGTCGAATTGCCGGTTGAAATCTGGCAGCGCGGAGGAAGCTGGACGTTTAAGGCGGCTACACAGCAGCCGATCCGGTCAGTTACTATTGACCCTGAGCACAGTCTTCCTGACATTAATCCTGAAAACAATGTCTGGAAGCCAGCCATGTTCTCGGAGCCGGAAGTGAATTAA
- a CDS encoding lipocalin-like domain-containing protein translates to MKIYTALSKLTLLTFLLMAFVVTACKDDEKEPDPVEDTNPIVGRWQLTAVTPETPGTTIPALAFIQTAAPCFLELKLTFNPNNTVTAADCPTAVSAIDPFVPVGTDAKWKVAGDKLTLSRGTTSQEFKITQTATNLTVVVNTQTDATKPAVNALLIFKRL, encoded by the coding sequence ATGAAGATCTACACCGCATTAAGCAAATTAACCCTCCTGACATTCCTGCTAATGGCTTTCGTTGTGACTGCCTGCAAAGACGATGAAAAAGAGCCAGATCCTGTGGAAGATACAAATCCGATAGTGGGAAGATGGCAATTAACAGCTGTAACACCTGAAACTCCCGGAACGACGATTCCAGCATTGGCATTTATTCAAACTGCTGCCCCTTGTTTCCTGGAATTGAAACTGACTTTTAATCCCAATAACACTGTCACCGCAGCAGATTGCCCTACGGCCGTTTCTGCAATTGATCCTTTTGTTCCCGTTGGAACTGATGCTAAATGGAAAGTAGCCGGTGACAAACTAACATTAAGCAGAGGCACAACCAGCCAGGAATTTAAGATCACACAAACGGCTACGAACCTTACAGTTGTCGTTAACACGCAGACAGATGCAACCAAGCCGGCTGTTAATGCGCTGCTGATCTTCAAAAGACTTTAA
- a CDS encoding translation initiation factor translates to MSKKNRTGVIYSTNPDFEYNDSGADEPDTLPAAQQDLRIWLDRKGGGKVITIIKGFIGTNADMEALGKQLKALCGSGGTVKDQEAQIQGDHRDKVINWLVGKGYKAKKAGG, encoded by the coding sequence ATGTCAAAAAAGAACCGCACAGGAGTCATATATTCCACAAACCCTGACTTCGAATACAACGATTCCGGAGCCGACGAACCGGATACATTACCCGCTGCACAGCAGGACCTGAGGATCTGGCTGGATCGCAAAGGCGGTGGAAAAGTAATTACGATTATAAAAGGATTTATTGGCACCAATGCAGACATGGAAGCCTTGGGAAAACAACTAAAAGCGCTTTGCGGAAGCGGCGGAACTGTAAAGGACCAGGAAGCCCAGATCCAGGGCGATCACCGCGATAAGGTGATCAACTGGCTGGTTGGGAAGGGTTATAAAGCTAAGAAAGCGGGAGGCTAG
- the meaB gene encoding methylmalonyl Co-A mutase-associated GTPase MeaB gives MRKRLSVEDYTAGILAGDRIMLSQAITVTESRLPADKELAAAILKETLPHSGNAFRIGITGVPGVGKSTFIESFGTYLTSLGKRVAVLAVDPSSQKSRGSILGDKTRMERLSHNPLAYIRPSATGLFLGGIARSTREIMLLCEAAGHDIILIETVGVGQSETLVKGITDFFLLLMLAGAGDELQGIKKGIMEMADAIAINKADGDNAQAAALAVSAYQNALHLFPKADSGFPTEVLTCSALQENGMEAIWKLIREFEKTTRANGFFDQNRQNQNLNWMHDLIRQSLENQFFSDAAVKTKLTSLEEAVRDGRELPDSAAEDLLRTFRNVKS, from the coding sequence ATGCGCAAGCGTCTCTCCGTTGAAGACTACACAGCCGGAATCCTCGCCGGAGATCGGATCATGCTGAGCCAGGCCATTACGGTCACGGAAAGCAGGTTACCGGCAGACAAGGAACTTGCTGCTGCTATTCTGAAAGAGACGCTGCCCCATTCCGGCAATGCATTTCGGATCGGGATAACGGGCGTTCCGGGTGTTGGGAAAAGCACATTTATCGAATCTTTCGGCACCTATCTGACCTCCTTAGGAAAGCGGGTGGCCGTTTTGGCGGTTGATCCCAGCAGCCAGAAATCCCGGGGCAGCATCCTGGGCGACAAAACGCGCATGGAAAGGCTCTCTCATAATCCTTTGGCCTACATTCGCCCTTCGGCGACGGGTTTGTTTCTTGGGGGAATCGCCCGGAGCACGCGCGAGATTATGCTGCTTTGTGAAGCGGCGGGTCATGATATTATTCTGATCGAAACCGTGGGCGTTGGGCAATCTGAAACATTGGTCAAAGGCATAACGGACTTTTTCCTGCTCCTTATGCTGGCTGGTGCGGGTGATGAATTGCAGGGAATTAAAAAAGGGATCATGGAAATGGCAGATGCGATCGCCATCAACAAGGCGGATGGGGATAATGCGCAAGCGGCGGCTCTGGCGGTTTCGGCTTATCAGAATGCATTGCATTTGTTCCCAAAAGCGGATTCCGGTTTTCCCACAGAAGTGCTCACATGCTCTGCATTACAGGAAAATGGAATGGAAGCGATCTGGAAACTGATCCGGGAATTTGAGAAAACGACGAGGGCCAATGGTTTTTTTGACCAAAACAGACAAAACCAAAATCTGAATTGGATGCACGACCTTATCAGGCAATCATTGGAAAATCAGTTTTTCAGTGATGCCGCTGTAAAAACAAAGCTGACATCATTGGAAGAGGCCGTTCGTGATGGAAGGGAACTGCCCGATTCAGCTGCGGAAGATCTGCTTAGAACATTCCGGAACGTTAAATCATAA
- a CDS encoding YybH family protein: MRNRLFTLILITISMFAKAQTSKDKETIYGTMNRQMADWNRGDIDSFMNGYWESDSLMFVGKAGITYGYKATHEGYLKRYPDRATMGTLKFTYLNLTFPGKDVAFLVGKFHLTRPEKGDIEGHYTLLWKKINGKWLVVCDHTS, from the coding sequence ATGAGAAACCGGCTCTTCACCCTCATCCTGATCACGATTTCAATGTTTGCAAAAGCACAGACTTCGAAAGACAAGGAAACCATTTACGGAACCATGAACCGCCAGATGGCCGACTGGAACCGCGGCGACATTGATTCGTTTATGAACGGTTACTGGGAATCGGACTCGCTGATGTTCGTTGGAAAGGCCGGCATAACTTATGGCTACAAAGCCACGCACGAAGGTTATTTGAAGCGCTACCCGGATCGTGCGACGATGGGAACATTAAAATTTACTTACCTGAACCTCACATTTCCAGGCAAGGACGTGGCATTTCTGGTTGGGAAGTTTCACCTGACCCGGCCCGAAAAAGGCGACATCGAAGGACATTACACATTACTCTGGAAAAAGATCAATGGCAAATGGCTTGTAGTATGCGACCACACCAGCTAA
- a CDS encoding ABC transporter permease, with product MKFLRQVLESFRFAWQALKSNITRTILSLLGVTVGIFAIVAVFTIVDSLERSIKDSMSFIGDKVIYVQKWPWGFGGEYQWWKYFQWPEPTFAEYKFLYDNLESASAVAVMDFRGSTTLKNGSNSIVAQIQGVSYEYNQISDIPIQDGRYFIPLETNNARNVAIVGADIAAALFPGQDAVGKAFKLAGNKFTIVGVQVRKGESLVDFGGSPDKNCIIPFASFSKLFQSGRRSADIVVKGFPEDEGMKEVEAEITGLMRTKRGIKPRDGSNFSLNRPEAAAEAIGQLFAVLTIAGWVIGSFSILVGGFGIANIMFVSVKERTNLIGIQKSLGAKNYSILFQFLFEAVMLSLVGGLVGIFLVFLLSFMPMGSLQILLTPGNIILGLGVSSIIGVLSGIVPAMLAARMDPVIAIRAK from the coding sequence ATGAAATTTTTACGGCAGGTTTTAGAAAGTTTCCGTTTTGCCTGGCAGGCGCTCAAATCCAACATTACCCGGACCATTTTATCATTGCTGGGCGTAACGGTGGGCATTTTTGCAATTGTAGCCGTTTTTACCATTGTCGATTCCCTCGAACGCAGCATTAAGGACAGCATGAGCTTCATCGGCGATAAAGTGATATATGTTCAAAAATGGCCCTGGGGTTTCGGAGGAGAATATCAATGGTGGAAATACTTTCAATGGCCGGAGCCTACTTTCGCTGAATATAAATTCCTTTACGATAACCTGGAAAGTGCCAGCGCCGTAGCAGTTATGGATTTCCGGGGCAGCACTACATTAAAGAACGGCTCCAACAGCATTGTAGCGCAGATTCAAGGCGTTTCTTACGAATACAATCAGATTTCAGATATTCCCATTCAGGACGGGCGCTATTTTATCCCGCTTGAAACAAATAATGCACGAAATGTGGCCATAGTAGGCGCAGACATAGCCGCCGCGCTTTTTCCCGGGCAAGATGCAGTAGGGAAGGCATTTAAACTGGCCGGAAATAAGTTTACAATCGTCGGCGTTCAGGTCCGGAAGGGCGAAAGCCTTGTGGATTTCGGCGGAAGTCCTGATAAAAACTGTATAATCCCGTTTGCCTCATTTTCAAAGCTTTTTCAATCGGGGCGCCGCAGTGCTGACATTGTTGTAAAAGGTTTTCCCGAAGATGAAGGAATGAAGGAAGTGGAAGCCGAAATTACGGGCTTAATGCGAACCAAAAGGGGCATTAAGCCGCGGGATGGCAGTAATTTTTCCCTGAACCGCCCCGAAGCCGCTGCGGAAGCAATTGGTCAGCTCTTTGCCGTGCTAACCATTGCCGGCTGGGTAATCGGAAGCTTTTCGATCTTGGTAGGAGGGTTTGGGATCGCCAACATTATGTTTGTTTCTGTTAAAGAAAGAACGAACCTCATAGGCATTCAGAAATCCCTGGGCGCTAAAAACTATTCGATCCTGTTCCAATTTCTATTCGAAGCGGTTATGCTGAGTTTAGTCGGCGGACTGGTTGGCATATTTTTGGTATTTCTTCTATCGTTCATGCCGATGGGCTCATTGCAGATCCTGCTTACGCCGGGTAACATTATACTCGGGCTCGGCGTTTCAAGTATCATTGGTGTGTTGTCGGGAATTGTGCCCGCAATGCTCGCCGCGCGCATGGACCCGGTTATTGCCATTCGGGCAAAATAA